The following coding sequences are from one Thermogemmatispora onikobensis window:
- a CDS encoding glycosyltransferase, translated as MKILVIAPQPFFVPRGVPFSVYAQLRALSELGYQVDLVTYPLGESVALPGVRIWRIPGLPFVREVPVGPSPAKLLFDLLLFLWACWRLCGQHYDCMCTHEEAGVFGVVLAALFRCRHVYYMHSHLAQQAACLGYGHKRWLLWGLHRLQAWILRHAGAVVAICPALEREAWLMGAHGKTYVIENVALPEELLPADGGSAEEPRLQQVAAAATVAESSEPAALTQAHKKTRGAVDHPDARSASLEVAPLLLYTGTLERYQGIELLLESAVMVRQRCPTVRYRIIGGRQDQVATLRALCSRLGIEECVEFLGQRPPSEMAAYMEQATILVSPRCTGTNAPLKLASYLHSGKPVLATSIAAHTQVLNPEVALLVPPTPEGLAAGALLLLENAAYARALACAAKRFAARRWSWPTFVRQQQCLYADVIADKVGRCSR; from the coding sequence ATGAAGATCTTGGTGATTGCTCCTCAACCCTTTTTTGTCCCCCGTGGAGTGCCGTTCAGTGTTTACGCCCAGCTGCGTGCCCTGAGCGAACTGGGCTATCAGGTAGACCTGGTGACCTATCCTCTTGGGGAGTCAGTGGCGCTGCCCGGTGTGCGCATCTGGCGCATTCCCGGTCTACCTTTCGTGCGCGAGGTCCCTGTTGGTCCCTCGCCTGCAAAGCTCCTCTTTGACTTGCTGCTCTTTTTGTGGGCTTGCTGGCGCCTTTGTGGTCAGCACTATGACTGCATGTGCACACATGAGGAAGCTGGCGTCTTCGGTGTTGTGCTCGCGGCGCTCTTCCGCTGTCGGCATGTCTATTATATGCATTCTCACCTTGCGCAGCAGGCTGCCTGCCTGGGGTATGGGCACAAGCGCTGGCTGCTCTGGGGCCTGCATCGTCTGCAAGCCTGGATCCTCCGCCATGCCGGTGCCGTGGTGGCGATTTGCCCGGCTCTGGAGCGAGAAGCCTGGCTGATGGGGGCTCATGGCAAGACCTATGTGATAGAGAATGTGGCCTTGCCGGAGGAATTGCTGCCTGCAGATGGAGGGAGCGCAGAGGAGCCACGCCTACAGCAGGTTGCCGCGGCAGCGACCGTAGCTGAGTCGAGTGAGCCGGCTGCTCTGACGCAGGCCCACAAGAAAACCAGGGGTGCGGTGGATCACCCTGACGCTCGATCGGCCTCTCTGGAGGTGGCGCCCTTGCTGCTCTACACCGGCACGCTTGAACGCTACCAGGGGATTGAGCTGCTCCTGGAGAGCGCTGTCATGGTGCGGCAACGCTGCCCTACCGTCCGTTACCGGATTATTGGCGGACGACAGGATCAAGTCGCGACTTTGCGGGCGCTCTGTAGTCGTCTGGGAATCGAGGAGTGTGTGGAGTTTCTTGGTCAGCGGCCACCTTCTGAGATGGCTGCTTATATGGAGCAGGCCACCATCCTGGTGAGCCCGCGCTGCACAGGGACAAATGCGCCGCTGAAGCTGGCCAGCTACTTGCACTCTGGTAAACCCGTGCTGGCCACCTCGATTGCAGCCCATACGCAAGTCCTTAACCCGGAAGTGGCCCTGCTGGTGCCCCCAACGCCAGAGGGTCTGGCTGCCGGTGCGCTCCTCCTCCTGGAGAATGCCGCTTATGCGCGCGCTCTAGCCTGTGCTGCCAAGCGTTTCGCCGCCAGGCGCTGGAGCTGGCCCACCTTTGTGAGACAGCAACAGTGCCTCTATGCTGATGTGATTGCCGATAAGGTGGGGAGGTGCTCCCGATGA